Proteins from a genomic interval of Rosa chinensis cultivar Old Blush chromosome 2, RchiOBHm-V2, whole genome shotgun sequence:
- the LOC112189790 gene encoding cytochrome P450 97B2, chloroplastic: MAMAAYSLLNPSSLTLLNLSFQRSDFGYLHSSSTTHLLNSKLKRSSIRCQSTSTEDPKTKRNLLDNASNLLTNLLSGGNLGSMPIAEGAVTDLFDRPLFFSLYDWFIEHGSVYKLAFGPKAFVVVSDPIVARHILRENAFGYDKGVLADILEPIMGKGLIPADLETWKQRRRVIAPGFHAVYLEAMVNMFSDCSERTVLKFEKLLEREELNGRKTIEVDLEAEFLSLGLDIIGLGVFNYDFGSVTKESPVIKAVYGTLSEAEHRSTFYIPYWKFPLARWIVPRQRKFYGDLKVINDCLDGLIRNAKETRQETDVEKLQQRDYSNLKDASLLRFLVDMRGADVDDRQLRDDLMTMLIAGHETTAAVLTWAVFFLAQNPSKMKKAQTEIDSVLGQSRPTLDSIKKLEYTRFIVAESLRLYPQPPLLIRRSLKPDTLPGGYKGEKGGYKIPAGTDIFISVYNLHRSPYYWDRPNVFEPERFSVQKNSDIEGWAGFDPSRSPGAYYPNEIMADFSFLPFGGGPRKCVGDQFALLESTVSLAMLLQKFNVELRGSPDSVGLVTGATIHTKNGMWCKLSKRSDVQ, from the exons ATGGCCATGGCTGCTTATTCACTGTTGAATCCCTCTTCCCTAACTCTGCTTAATCTCAGCTTTCAGAGAAGTGATTTTGGTTATCTTCACTCTTCCTCCACCACTCATCTTCTCAACTCCAAGCTCAAACGCTCTTCTATCAG GTGCCAATCGACTAGTACTGaagacccaaaaacaaaaagaaatttaCTGGATAATGCAAGCAACCTCCTGACAAATCTTTTAAGTGGGGGAAATCTTGGGTCTATGCCCATAGCTGAAGGTGCAGTCACCGATTTATTTGATCGGCCTCTCTTCTTTTCACTATATGATTGGTTCATAGAG CACGGCTCTGTGTATAAGCTTGCATTTGGACCAAAAGCATTTGTTGTTGTATCAGATCCTATTGTTGCAAGGCATATTCTTCGAGAAAATGCATTTGGTTATGATAAG GGAGTTCTGGCTGATATTCTAGAACCAATAATGGGAAAAGGACTTATACCTGCTGACCTTGAAACTTGGAAGCAGAGGAGAAGAG TTATTGCTCCTGGGTTCCATGCTGTATACTTGGAAGCTATGGTCAACATGTTCAGTGATTGTTCGGAAAGAACAGTATTAAAATTTGAGAAGTTACTAGAAAGAGAGGAGCTGAATGGGAGAAAGACAATTGAAGTGGACCTTGAAGCAGAGTTTTTGAGTCTGGGGCTTGATATTATTGGGCTTGGTGTCTTCAACTATGACTTTGGTTCTGTTACTAAAGAATCTCCTGTCATTAAG GCAGTATATGGTACTCTCTCTGAAGCTGAACATAGGTCCACTTTTTACATCCCATATTGGAAATTTCCCCTGGCAAGGTGGATTGTTCCCCGGCAACGGAAGTTTTATGGTGACCTGAAGGTTATAAATGATTGTCTTGATGGACTCATCAGAAATGCAAAAGAGACCAGACAG GAAACAGATGTCGAAAAACTGCAACAAAGGGACTACTCTAATCTGAAG GATGCAAGTCTATTGCGTTTCCTAGTTGATATGCGCGGAGCTGATGTTGATGACCGTCAG CTGAGAGATGACTTGATGACGATGCTTATTGCCGGCCATGAAACAACAGCAGCTGTCCTTACCTGGGCTGTTTTCTTCCTTGCACAA AACCCGTCCAAGATGAAGAAAGCACAAACAGAAATTGATTCAGTACTTGGACAAAGTCGACCAACTTTAGATTCAATTAAAAAATTGGA GTACACAAGATTTATTGTTGCGGAGTCTCTTCGTTTGTATCCTCAACCCCCCTTGCTTATTAGACGTTCTCTAAAACCAGATACACTACCAG GAGGGTACAAGGGTGAAAAAGGTGGTTATAAGATTCCCGCCGGAACCGACATCTTTATCTCT GTATACAATCTCCATAGATCTCCATATTACTGGGACCGTCCTAATGTATTCGAACCAGAGAGGTTTTCAGTGCAAaagaatagtgacatagaaggATGGGCTGGCTTTGACCCTTCTCGAAGCCCTGGAGCATATTATCCAAATGAG ATTATGGCAGATTTCTCCTTCTTACCTTTCGGTGGAGGGCCAAGAAAATGTGTCGGGGACCAATTTGCTCTGTTGGAGTCGACTGTATCTTTGGCAATGCTGTTGCAGAAGTTCAATGTAGAGCTAAGAGGATCTCCGGACTCGGTTGGACTAGTAACAGGGGCAACCATCCATACCAAAAATGGAATGTGGTGCAAATTAAGTAAGAGGTCTGATGTACAGTGA